A stretch of the Hydrogenimonas thermophila genome encodes the following:
- a CDS encoding D-2-hydroxyacid dehydrogenase, whose product MKLIFLDAKTLGDDIDLSVFEKFGDVTIYQTTTLGERIERCKDADIIITNKVVIDKEVIDAVPSLKLVCVAATGMNNVDLEYAAQKGIEVKNVAGYSTHSVVQHTFAMLFYLLEKLPYYDNHVKSKAWSQSGIFTCIDRPFHELRGRQWGIIGFGTIGKAVAKVAEAFGATVVYYSTSGKNNDSLYPRMELDTLLSTSHIISIHAPLNEKTKNLLDFSRLEKIQAGSILLNLGRGGIVNEKDLVHVMDDKEIYVGLDVTEKEPLSEDSVLFEVANPERLLITPHIAWTSLEARQELVKGIFDNIAVFLKKHTI is encoded by the coding sequence TTTGAAAAATTTGGAGATGTAACAATCTATCAAACAACAACACTTGGTGAGAGAATTGAGCGTTGTAAAGATGCAGATATCATTATCACCAATAAAGTTGTTATAGATAAAGAGGTTATAGATGCTGTTCCTTCATTAAAGCTTGTATGTGTAGCAGCAACAGGTATGAATAATGTTGATTTGGAGTATGCGGCTCAAAAAGGTATTGAGGTAAAAAATGTAGCTGGGTACTCTACTCACAGTGTTGTTCAGCACACATTTGCAATGCTCTTTTATCTTTTAGAAAAACTTCCATATTATGACAACCATGTTAAATCTAAAGCTTGGAGCCAATCTGGAATTTTCACATGTATAGATCGTCCTTTCCATGAATTAAGAGGAAGACAGTGGGGTATCATAGGTTTTGGAACAATAGGAAAGGCTGTTGCTAAAGTTGCTGAAGCTTTTGGTGCAACTGTAGTTTACTACTCTACCAGTGGTAAAAATAACGATTCTCTATATCCACGTATGGAACTTGATACACTGCTTAGTACATCACATATTATCTCAATTCACGCTCCTCTTAATGAAAAGACAAAAAATCTTCTTGACTTTTCTCGTCTTGAAAAGATTCAAGCAGGCTCTATTTTACTAAATCTTGGTCGTGGTGGTATTGTCAATGAAAAAGATTTAGTTCATGTCATGGATGATAAAGAGATTTATGTAGGATTGGATGTTACAGAAAAAGAGCCGCTATCAGAAGATTCTGTACTCTTTGAAGTAGCTAACCCAGAAAGACTTCTAATAACACCACACATTGCCTGGACAAGTTTAGAAGCACGCCAAGAGCTTGTAAAAGGGATATTTGACAATATAGCTGTTTTTTTAAAAAAGCATACAATATAA
- a CDS encoding nitroreductase family protein: MSSCSGRKYHETTKHSWISVRQNPNRLDWNNQPSSLKFYPKEYRRIQLSKEFSAHNFIYHIGGITAKKSYPGVEYYLRTNPSAGALYPNELYFQARNVDGFDDGIYHFEVGSSSAVLLQNLSEDEGLEPLLHIDNPMNGLLFFISSPWYRSAWKYKNRAYRYCLLDAGHILGSIEAGSYLYEHAYRVAYNIDLKELNRFFNFGREEFFLSAAIVAIPKKGKTVKLPDSKIKQVDPAGVFEPNQIIEQAYSDTLDLQKCKKEPRFPKFTFHKQAWEETILKRRSIREFSGKSITKAQFEAIMEIIEQPVPSDCDEPLKVYAVLNRVVGMPIGIYHNGKLLKNGDFSKKAGYLCLEQRLGSDSAVTFFLLSDGCNYRSLYQKAGFIAHRIYLTANYLGIGCSGIGAYYDDEVSEFLGDESMVLYALAIGV; encoded by the coding sequence ATGAGCAGCTGTTCAGGTCGTAAGTATCACGAAACGACAAAACACTCGTGGATTTCAGTAAGACAAAATCCAAATAGACTAGACTGGAACAACCAACCGTCTTCACTAAAATTCTATCCAAAAGAGTATAGACGAATCCAACTTTCAAAAGAGTTTTCCGCTCATAACTTTATCTACCATATTGGCGGAATTACAGCTAAAAAGAGTTACCCTGGTGTTGAATACTATTTACGTACAAACCCAAGTGCAGGGGCACTTTATCCAAATGAACTATACTTTCAAGCAAGGAATGTTGATGGATTTGATGATGGAATTTATCATTTTGAGGTTGGAAGTTCATCAGCAGTATTACTTCAAAATTTGAGTGAAGATGAAGGCTTAGAGCCACTTTTACATATTGATAATCCTATGAACGGTCTTCTCTTTTTTATAAGCTCACCTTGGTACCGTTCTGCTTGGAAATATAAAAACCGTGCTTACCGTTACTGTTTATTGGATGCAGGACATATACTTGGTTCCATAGAAGCAGGTAGTTATCTTTATGAACACGCTTATAGAGTTGCATATAATATTGACTTGAAAGAGTTAAACCGTTTTTTTAATTTTGGACGTGAAGAGTTTTTTCTATCTGCAGCTATTGTTGCTATTCCTAAAAAGGGCAAAACAGTAAAATTGCCTGATTCAAAAATTAAACAAGTTGACCCAGCTGGTGTATTTGAGCCAAATCAAATTATAGAACAGGCATACTCAGATACTTTAGATCTGCAAAAATGTAAAAAAGAACCAAGATTTCCAAAATTCACATTTCACAAACAGGCATGGGAAGAGACTATACTTAAACGACGATCTATCCGTGAATTTTCTGGTAAATCTATAACAAAAGCACAATTTGAAGCGATTATGGAGATTATAGAACAACCTGTACCAAGTGATTGTGATGAACCGCTTAAAGTTTATGCAGTTTTAAATCGTGTAGTTGGAATGCCTATTGGAATTTACCATAATGGTAAATTACTTAAAAATGGTGATTTTTCTAAAAAAGCCGGTTATTTATGTCTTGAGCAGCGTCTTGGAAGCGATAGTGCCGTAACCTTTTTTCTTCTTTCAGATGGTTGCAACTACCGTTCACTCTATCAAAAAGCTGGATTTATAGCTCATCGAATATACCTAACAGCCAATTACCTTGGTATTGGATGCAGTGGTATTGGTGCCTATTATGATGATGAAGTATCTGAATTTTTAGGTGATGAATCGATGGTGCTTTATGCATTGGCTATTGGAGTGTAA